The Fluviicola sp. genome segment AGGCAGGGGACAAGAGGGCGTTGGAACGTTTAACAAAAGCTAATTTAAGATTCGTAGTATCTGTTTCCAAACAGTACCAAAATCAAGGATTATCACTTCCCGACTTAATCAATGAAGGGAATTTAGGTTTGATCAAGGCTGCAGAGCGCTTTGATGAAACAAGAGGATTTAAATTTATTTCCTATGCAGTTTGGTGGATCCGTCAATCGATCCTGCAGGCTCTGGCAGAGCAGGCACGTATTGTCCGGCTTCCGTTGAACAAGATCGGGACCATTAATAAGATCAACAGGGCATACAGCGAGTTGGAGCAACTTTATGAACGTCCGCCTTCAGCAGATGAATTGGCTGAGTACCTGGAATGTTCGGTAGAAGATGTACGTCAGTCGCTGGCAAACACAGCACGTCATTTATCCATGGATGCACCTTTGGTAGATGGCGATGAAAGTTCATCAAGCATGTACGATGTATTGCCGAATGATTCGCTTCCGAGCCCGGAAAATGAATTGACCAAAGAATCCCTGCGTAAAGAGATCGAACGTTCGCTTTCGTCCTTATCCGGCAGGGAAGGAGACGTAGTAAGACTTTATTACGGACTAAACGGAAAACATCCGCTTACTCTGGAAGAGATCGGAGATTTATTCGATCTGACCAGAGAGCGTGTAAGACAAATAAAAGAAAAGGCAATTCGACGCCTGAAGCATACATCCCGAAGCCGGATGCTTAAATCATACCTTGGTTAAGCGGGATCTACATCAGTAATCAGTCGAATAGGTTTGAAATGGGGAACGCTGAAAAATTGATCCGTCAGCTCATGTAAGCGTTCCTTTACTTTCTTTTGTGGAGCGTCCTGCTCAATTTTTAAAACAATTTCTTTCAAATAAAAGTTCTGAATCCTCGCGATAACCGGGGATTCAGGACCTAAAACGCGTTCGTGGAATTGCTCTTTCAGTAATTTCGCAAAATGTTGGGCACCTGAGTCTACCAAATCCCGGTCACGGTGTTTCAGGGTAAACCGGATCAATTTATAGAATGGCGGATAGTGATAATTCCTGCGTTCAACCACTTCGTTGATCGCAAAAGCATCGTAATCATGCGCCATTACTTTTTGAATTACCCAATGATCCGGATTCCCGGTTTGGATAATGACCTTTCCGCGCTTGTTCCTGCGGCCTGATCTTCCCGCCACTTGTGTCATTAACTGGAAGGCACGTTCAAATGCCCTGAAATCGGTTTTATTGAGCATGAGATCGGCATCCAGGATACCAACCAGGCCCACATGATCGAAATCCAGTCCTTTTGCTACCATTTGCGTACCGATCAACACATCGATTTCCCGGTTTTCAAAAGCCTGGATCAATTCCAGGTGGCTGTTTTTGTTACGGGTTGTATCCAGGTCCATACGCCCTAACCGGATATCCGGAAGGATTAATGACAGATCGTCTTCGATTTTTTCCGTTCCGAATCCCAGCATTTTCAAGCGGTTGCTTCCGCATGCCGGACAAGTACCTATCGGAGGAGTCTGGTAACTGCAGTGGTGGCATTTCAATAAGTTCGAATGCTTGTGGTAATTCAAAGTCGTATCACAATTGAT includes the following:
- a CDS encoding sigma-70 family RNA polymerase sigma factor, whose protein sequence is MRQLKIVKQVTNRETASLDKYLQEIGRVELITADEEVELAKRIKAGDKRALERLTKANLRFVVSVSKQYQNQGLSLPDLINEGNLGLIKAAERFDETRGFKFISYAVWWIRQSILQALAEQARIVRLPLNKIGTINKINRAYSELEQLYERPPSADELAEYLECSVEDVRQSLANTARHLSMDAPLVDGDESSSSMYDVLPNDSLPSPENELTKESLRKEIERSLSSLSGREGDVVRLYYGLNGKHPLTLEEIGDLFDLTRERVRQIKEKAIRRLKHTSRSRMLKSYLG